Part of the Eikenella corrodens genome is shown below.
GGCATCATCGTTTTGGCAGTGGCCATTCTGCCCATGATCGGCGTAGGCGGCACCCAGCTGTTCAAAGCCGAAATCCCCGGCATCCACAAAGACAGCAAACTTGCCCCCCGCATTTCCCAAACCGCCAAAAACCTTTGGCTGATCTACGTTTTCTTCACCCTCGCCGTCTGCCTCGCCCTGCGCCTGGCCGGCATGAGCTGGCTTGATGCCGTGTGCCACGCCATGTCCTGCCTCGGCCTGGGCGGCTTCTCCACCCACGATCAAAACATCGCCTATTTCGATTCCGTGCCCATCGAAATGATTTTATCCGTCGGCAGCGTCATCGCCGCCATCAACTTCACCAACCACTACTACGCCTTCCGCCAACGCAGCCTCAACGCCTACCGCCGCGACAGCGAAGTGCGCGTGATGATCACCACCCTGATTGCCAGCATCATCGTGTGCGCCCTCTATTTGTGGCACAAAGACTTCTACCCCGATTGGTCGCAATCCCTGCGCTTTGTCGGCTTCAACTTCATCTCCATCGGCCTGGCCAACGGCTACGCCAACACCGACTTCGCCGCCTGGCCGCTGCCCGTATCCCTCTGGATGTTTTTCCTCGCCAATATCCTCGCTAACGCCGGCAGCGCCGGCGGCGGGCTCAAAACCATCCGCGCCATCGTGTTGTTTAAATTCAGCCTGCGCGAAATGATGCTGCTCCTGCACCCCAACGCCGTGCACACCGTAAAAATCAACGGCATGCACATCGCCGAGCGCACCGCCATGACCGTGCTCGTGTTCACCGCCGTTTACTTCCTCACCATCATCTTCGCCACCTTCGCCCTCATGGCCACCGGCCTCGACTTCGTTACCGCCCTCACCGCCGCCACCGCCTGCATCACCAACGCCGGCCCCGGCCTCGGCAGCGTCGGCCCCGCCGGCAGCTACGCCAACCTCGCCGACATCCAAAAATGGCTGTGCACCATCGTCATGCTGCTCGGCCGCCTGGAAATCTTCACCGTATTCATGCTCTTCACCCCCGCCTATTGGCGCAAATAGCGTTGCGCGGTTTCAGGTAGCCTTTGCCACGGCAGCCGTGTAGGGTGTGCACTCGTTGCCCACGCGTTCCGTATCCCAAGGTGGTTTGAAACCGCGTGGGCATAAATGCCCGCCCTACGTATCTGTTTATAGTGGATTAAATTTAAATCAGGACAAGGCGGCGAGCCGCAGACAGTACAAATAGTACGACAAGGCGAGACAACGCTGTACTGGTTTAAATTTAATTCACTATAGTATGTTATGTGTGCGTTTATAGCGGATTAATATAAGAATATTACAGAGTTGTCTCGTTTTTCTGCACTATTTGCAGTATTTGTGGCTAACCGTTTTGTTCCGTTCTTATTTTAATTCACTATGTATTCCGTCATTTTTTACGAACAGACCTTTTCACATCCGAAGGCAAAAATCCGTAATGCCGTCTGAACGCTTCGTTGAACCGCCCCGCGTGGCGGTAGCCGCAAAAGTGCATGGCGGCTTGGACGGTGCTGCCGGATTCGATGAGGGCGAGCGCATGTTCCAGCCGCAGGCGGCGCAGGCATCCGGCGACGGTTTCGCCGGTTTGCGCTTTGAAATAGCGTTTCAGGTAGCATTCGTTCAGCCCGACTCGGCGGGCGATTTCGGCGATGGTCAGCGGGCGGGCGAATTCGTGTTGCAGGATGTCGGCGGCTTCGTCTATGCGTCGGCGGCGGTAGCCGTTGTCGTGGCGGCGGAAGGTGAAGCGCAATAATCGGGCGGAGAGTTCCAGCGCGGCGGCTTCGTCGGCGAGCAGGCCGAAGCCGTCCGATTCGAACGGGCGTTGCAGCAGGGGGCAGGCCGCCGCCGTCAGTGCCGCCGCGTTTTGCGCCAGCCGTTGCAGGGCGAATCGGCCTATCGTTTGCGGCGAAAACAGGCGTTCGTCCAGCAAGCCTTCGTCGTGCCAGCGGTGCAGTTTTTCCAGCGAAAAATCCAAATGCAGCGCGCACATGCCGCTGTTGTCGGGCAGCAGGGTTTCGGATACGTCCGCCAGTTCGCCGCGCACCAGCCAGATTTCGCCGGCAGACGGGCGGTATTCCCTGCCGCCCATTTGTAACCGGTTCTGCCCCGACACCATGACGAACAAGGCGCAGTTGTGGCTGAAATTGTGGATTTCGGTGGGAAACGCACCCGTTCCGCCGCCGCGCATCCGCGATAGGGTGATGCCCGAGTCGAAGCGGTTGATGCACATTTCCAGATGCAAACCGGGCTGTTTTGCCTGCGCCATGAGCGCGCTGTCGGAACAGCCGTCCAACGCCCAGCCGGATTTATCGGAGCGGACATAGGTTTGGTACTGGCGGTAGATGGCAGCGGTGTTCATGCTTGGATAGGAACGGGTTGTCTGATAAGTGGATTAAATAGGAATTATTGCCAATAATCAAGCGTAGGGATTGGTTGAAACGGGAAAGGTCGTCTGAAAGGGTGTTTCAGACGACCTTTGCCGTTTCGGGAATTTTGCGTTTTGCGGCGTGGTTTCTGCAGGTTGTTTGCTTAATAATAAATATTCTTATTCGTATGCAAAGGAACCGCACACCGTGAAGCCACGTTTTTATTGGGCAGCCTGCGCCGTCCTGCTGGCCGCCTGTTCGCCCGAACCTGCCGCCGAAAAAACTGTATCCGCCGCATCCCAAGCCGTATCCGCATCTGCCGCCACACTGACCGTGCCGACCGCGCGGGGCGATGCCGTTGTGCCGAAGAATCCCGAACGCGTCGCCGTGTACGACTGGGCGGCATTGGATACGCTGACCGAATTGGGCGTGAACGTGGGCGCAACCACCGCGCCGGTGCGCGTGGACTATTTGCAGCCTGCATTTGACAAGGCGGTAACGGTGGGGACGCTGTTCGAACCCGATTACGAAGCCCTGCACCGCTACAATCCGCAGCTTGTCATTACCGGCGGGCCGGGCGCGGAAGCGTATGAACAGTTGGCGAAAAACGCGACCACCATAGACCTGACGGTGGACAACGGCAATATCCGCACCAGCGGCGAAAAGCAGATGGAAACCCTGGCGCGGATTTTCGGCAAGGAAGCGCGCGCGGCGGAATTGAAGGCGCAGATTGACGCGCTGTTCGCCCAAACGCGCGAAGCCGCCAAAGGCAAAGGGCGCGGGCTGGTGCTGTCGGTTACGGGCAACAAGGTGTCCGCCTTCGGCACGCAGTCGCGGTTGGCAAGCTGGATACACGGCGACATCGGCCTGCCGCCCGTGGACGAATCTTTACGCAACGAGGGGCACGGGCAGCCTGTTTCCTTCGAATACATCAAAGAGAAAAACCCCGACTGGATTTTCATCATCGACCGTACCGCCGCCATCGGGCAGGAAGGGCCGGCGGCCGTGGAAGTGTTGGATAACGCGCTGGTACGCGGAACGAACGCTTGGAAGCGCAAGCAAATCATCGTCATGCCTGCCGCGAACTACATTGTCGCGGGCGGTGCGCGGCAGTTGATACAGGCGGCGGAACAGTTGAAGGCGGCGTTTGAAAAGGCCGAACCCGTTGCGGCGGGGAAAGAATAGAGGGTCGTCTGAAAACGGAGCTTCCGAAGGAAGCGGAGTTTCTGCGAAGCTAAAACGCGGGTTTGACGAAGTGAAAAGCAGCCTGCACGTTGAAAATACCGCTCAGCAAACCTTTGGTTTGCCGCCCTCTCCCTAGCCCTCTCCCGCGGGGAGAGGGGGTTGGGCGGCAGGCTGCCTTTAAGGTTCAGGCAAATTTCCACTTCGTTGAAGCTCCGTTTTCAGACGACCTCGTGGAGTACCACAGGCACACGCATCGAACGGCTGAATCAAAGATTCAGACCGATGGCAGTCCGCACCCGAGTTTATGCGGCAAACAGCGAGGCTACGGTAGCCCGTCCCCTCTCCCTGTGGGAGAGGGTTAGGGAGAGGGCAGTAAGCCGCAGGCTTGCATCAAAGCCGATGACACTTCCGTTACAACTCCGCCCACTGAAAGAAGCCTGCAACGAAACCAAAACGACAAACCGCATCAAAAACCACCCAACCCATAGGAGAACCCCATGCAAAACGAAACCATCAACCCGAAACAGCACCTTGCCGCCATCAAAGAATACTGGCAGCCCGAAATCATCAACCGCCACGGGTTCCAATTCCGCCTGGTCAAACTTTTGGGCGATTACGGCTGGCACACGCACGGATACAGCGACAAAGTGCTGTTTGCCGTGGAAGGCGACATGGCGGTGGACTTCGCCGACGGCGGCAGCATGACGATACGCGAAGGCGAGATGGCGGTCGTGCCGAAGTCGGTGTCGCACCGCCCGCGTTCGGAAAATGGCTGCTCGGTGGTGCTAATTGAGTTGCCCGACCCGTCCGAGGCCGCCTGAAAACGAAGTTTCCGAAGGAAGCTGAGTTTCTGCGAAGCTAAAAGCAGCCTGCACCTTCAATATGCCGAAAACGCAACCCCACTGCACACCAACACACAAAGGAAATCCCATGACACGCTTCAAATACTCCCTGCTGTTTGCCGCCCTGCTGCCCGTGTACGCGCAGGCCGATGTTTCTGTTTCAGACGACCCCAAGCCGCAGGTAAGTACCGAATTGCCGACCATCACTGTTACCGCCGACCGCACCGCGAGTTCCAACGACGGCTACACCGTTTCCGGCACGCACACCCCGCTCGGGCTGCCCATGACCCTGCGCGAAATCCCGCAAAGCGTCAGCGTCATCACATCGCAACAAATGCGCGACCAAAACATCAAAACGCTCGACCGCGCCCTGTTGCAGGCGACCGGCACCAGCCGCCAGATTTACGGCTCCGACCGCGCGGGCTACAACTACCTGTTCGCGCGCGGCAGCCGCATCGCCAACTACCAAATCAACGGCATCCCCGTTGCCGACGCGCTGGCCGATACGGGCAATGCCAACACCGCCGCCTATGAGCGCGTGGAAGTCGTGCGCGGCGTGGCAGGGCTGCTGGACGGCACGGGCGAGCCTTCCGCCACCGTCAATCTGGTACGCAAACGCCCGACCCGCAATCCCTTGTTTGAAGTCCGCGCCGAAGCGGGCAACCGCAAACATTTCGGGCTGGGCGCGGACGTATCGGGCAGCCTGAACGCCGAAGGCACGCTGCGCGGCCGCCTGGTTTCCACCTTCGGACGCGGCGACTCGTGGCGGCAGCGCGAACGCAGCCGCGATGCCGAACTCTACGGCATTTTGGAATACGACATCGCACCGCAAACCCGCGTCCACGCAGGCATGGACTACCAGCAGGCGAAAGAAACCGCCGACGCGCCGCTCAGCTACGCCGTGTACGACAGCCAAGGTTATGCCACCGCCTTCGGCCCGAAAGACAACCCTGCCACAAATTGGTCGAACAGCCGCCACCGTGCGCTCAACCTGTTCGCCGGCATCGAACACCGCTTCAACCAAGACTGGAAACTCAAAGCCGAATACGACTACACCCGCAGCCGCTTCCGCCAGCCCTACGGCGTGGCAGGCGTACTTTCCATCGACCACAGCACTGCCGCCACCGACCTGATTCCCGGCTATTGGCACGCCGACCCGCGCACCCACAGTGCCAGCGTGTCATTGACCGGCAAATACCGCCTGTTCGGCCGCGAACACGATTTAATCGCGGGTATCAACGGCTACAAATACGCCAGCAACAAATACGGCGAACGCAGCATCATCCCCAACGCCATCCCCAACGCCTACGAATTTTCCCGCACGGGCGCCTACCCGCAGCCATCATCGTTTGCCCAAACCATCCCGCAATACGGCACCAGGCGGCAAATCGGCGGCTATCTCGCCACCCGTTTCCGCGCCGCCGACAAGCTTTCGCTGATTTTGGGCGGACGATACACCCGTTACCGCACCGGCGGCAGCTACGACAGCCACACCGGCGGCACGCCCACCATCCGCGCCAACCGTTTCACCCCCTACACAGGCATCGTGTTCGACCTGACCGACAACCTGTCGCTTTACGGCTCGTACAGCAGCCTGTTCGTCCCGCAATCGCAAAAAGACGAATACGGCAGCTACCTGAAACCCGTAACCGGCAACAATCTGGAAGCCGGCATCAAAGGCGAATGGCTTGAAGGCCGTCTGAACGCATCCGCCGCCGTGTACCGCGCCCGTAAAAACAACCTCGCCACCGCAGCAGGACGCGACCCGAGCGGCAACACCTACTACCGCGCCGCCAACCAAGCCAAAACCCACGGCTGGGAAATCGAAGTCGGCGGCCGCATCACACCCGAATGGCAGATACAGGCAGGCTACAGCCAAAGCAAAACCCGCGACCAAGACGGCAGCCGCCTGAACCCCGACAGCGTGCCCGAACGCAGCTTCAAACTCTTCACCGCCTACCACTTCACACCCGAAGCGCCCAGCGGTTGGACCATCGGCGCAGGCGTGCGCTGGCAGGGCGAAACCCACACCGACCCTGCCACGCTCCGCATCCCCAATCCCGCCGCCAAAGCCCGCGCCGCCGCCAACAGCCGCCAAAAAGCCTACGCCGTCGCCGACATCATGGCGCGTTACCGCTTCAATCCGCGTGCCGAACTGTCGCTGAACGTGGACAACCTGTTCAACAAACACTACCGCACCCAGCCCGACCGCCACAGCTACGGCGCACTGCGGACAGTGAACGCGGCATTTACCTACCGCTTTAAATAAGGTCGTCTGAAAACGAAGTTTCTGCGAAGCTAAAACGGAGTTTCTGCGAAGCTAAAGCGCAGTATCAACGAAGTTAAAAGCAGCCTGCACATTGGGAATGCCGCCAAAGCAAACCCGCGGTTTGCCGCCCCCTCCCCAGCCCTCTCCCACAGGGAGAGAGAATTGGTTGCTGAAAATACAACCACTGCGGAATTGCCGCCCATTTGCCACTTTCAGGCAGCCCGAAACAGAATTTTTAACTGCAACCAAAGGAAAGCCATCATGAAAAATATCAAAACCCAACTTTTCGCCGCCCTCATCGGCCTCTCCGCCGCGGCCGCACCCGCAGCAGAAACCGCCCAAGGCACGGGCAAAGTCTTTGAAGGTGAAAACTACACCGTCATCCGCGAAACCCTGCCCAAAGGCAAGGAAATCCCCCGCCACAACCACCCCGGCCACACCCTGCTGGTTACCCAAACCAAAGGCAGCTCGGTATTTTTGTTTGACGGCGGAAAAAGGCAGGAATTGAGGCCGGGCAGCGTCCTGAAGGCGGACGGCAGCGAATACGTCGCCATCAAAATAACCGATGACAGCGAATTGGTGATTGTGCTGGTGAAGGACGGGGCAAGGTAACGATATAAATGTTTACTGCCCTTATTTTTGTAATACTGTAAAGGCTGAGACCTTTGCAAAATCCTCAGATTTGAGCACAATTCAAAGCAATAGCATCGCAGAACGCGCAGAGAATATTGAAATATTTTCAAGCGTTAGATGTAGGAAATTGTCGCGTTGTTTACACTTTTTTACGGCGGACAGCTTTGTGTTTTTGCTTAAATGATTTTTAAGCAGCTATCCGTCATTATCAAGAACAGAGCGGTTTTCCCGTGTCTATCGACATTCTTGACAATGCCGGATAGCTGCTCAATCGGGTCTTCAAGCAAAAGCCAAAAGTGTAAACAACGCTGTTGATTTCCACACATAGAGAAGCGCATTGCGAAGAAATGAGCCAAAGATGAGGATTTTGCAAAGGTCTCAGGCTATTTGTAAGACCGCGTGATTTTTGTCATAGCCCATGCAAAATCGC
Proteins encoded:
- a CDS encoding cupin domain-containing protein, with translation MKNIKTQLFAALIGLSAAAAPAAETAQGTGKVFEGENYTVIRETLPKGKEIPRHNHPGHTLLVTQTKGSSVFLFDGGKRQELRPGSVLKADGSEYVAIKITDDSELVIVLVKDGAR
- the tdfF gene encoding TonB-dependent iron piracy receptor TdfF — encoded protein: MTRFKYSLLFAALLPVYAQADVSVSDDPKPQVSTELPTITVTADRTASSNDGYTVSGTHTPLGLPMTLREIPQSVSVITSQQMRDQNIKTLDRALLQATGTSRQIYGSDRAGYNYLFARGSRIANYQINGIPVADALADTGNANTAAYERVEVVRGVAGLLDGTGEPSATVNLVRKRPTRNPLFEVRAEAGNRKHFGLGADVSGSLNAEGTLRGRLVSTFGRGDSWRQRERSRDAELYGILEYDIAPQTRVHAGMDYQQAKETADAPLSYAVYDSQGYATAFGPKDNPATNWSNSRHRALNLFAGIEHRFNQDWKLKAEYDYTRSRFRQPYGVAGVLSIDHSTAATDLIPGYWHADPRTHSASVSLTGKYRLFGREHDLIAGINGYKYASNKYGERSIIPNAIPNAYEFSRTGAYPQPSSFAQTIPQYGTRRQIGGYLATRFRAADKLSLILGGRYTRYRTGGSYDSHTGGTPTIRANRFTPYTGIVFDLTDNLSLYGSYSSLFVPQSQKDEYGSYLKPVTGNNLEAGIKGEWLEGRLNASAAVYRARKNNLATAAGRDPSGNTYYRAANQAKTHGWEIEVGGRITPEWQIQAGYSQSKTRDQDGSRLNPDSVPERSFKLFTAYHFTPEAPSGWTIGAGVRWQGETHTDPATLRIPNPAAKARAAANSRQKAYAVADIMARYRFNPRAELSLNVDNLFNKHYRTQPDRHSYGALRTVNAAFTYRFK
- a CDS encoding cupin domain-containing protein, giving the protein MQNETINPKQHLAAIKEYWQPEIINRHGFQFRLVKLLGDYGWHTHGYSDKVLFAVEGDMAVDFADGGSMTIREGEMAVVPKSVSHRPRSENGCSVVLIELPDPSEAA
- a CDS encoding TrkH family potassium uptake protein, with the protein product MYYKLAPIVHVLSRLGFVFSLLLLAPTFVSYLYQDAAFWVFADTAAATICASGIIWLITRSHQRELRTRDGFTLVFLLWLGFAVVASLPFYWYLPGISYTDAFFEAISGLTTAGATVFTNLDSFPPSLNFWRHLLNWVGGMGIIVLAVAILPMIGVGGTQLFKAEIPGIHKDSKLAPRISQTAKNLWLIYVFFTLAVCLALRLAGMSWLDAVCHAMSCLGLGGFSTHDQNIAYFDSVPIEMILSVGSVIAAINFTNHYYAFRQRSLNAYRRDSEVRVMITTLIASIIVCALYLWHKDFYPDWSQSLRFVGFNFISIGLANGYANTDFAAWPLPVSLWMFFLANILANAGSAGGGLKTIRAIVLFKFSLREMMLLLHPNAVHTVKINGMHIAERTAMTVLVFTAVYFLTIIFATFALMATGLDFVTALTAATACITNAGPGLGSVGPAGSYANLADIQKWLCTIVMLLGRLEIFTVFMLFTPAYWRK
- a CDS encoding siderophore ABC transporter substrate-binding protein codes for the protein MKPRFYWAACAVLLAACSPEPAAEKTVSAASQAVSASAATLTVPTARGDAVVPKNPERVAVYDWAALDTLTELGVNVGATTAPVRVDYLQPAFDKAVTVGTLFEPDYEALHRYNPQLVITGGPGAEAYEQLAKNATTIDLTVDNGNIRTSGEKQMETLARIFGKEARAAELKAQIDALFAQTREAAKGKGRGLVLSVTGNKVSAFGTQSRLASWIHGDIGLPPVDESLRNEGHGQPVSFEYIKEKNPDWIFIIDRTAAIGQEGPAAVEVLDNALVRGTNAWKRKQIIVMPAANYIVAGGARQLIQAAEQLKAAFEKAEPVAAGKE
- a CDS encoding helix-turn-helix transcriptional regulator, producing the protein MNTAAIYRQYQTYVRSDKSGWALDGCSDSALMAQAKQPGLHLEMCINRFDSGITLSRMRGGGTGAFPTEIHNFSHNCALFVMVSGQNRLQMGGREYRPSAGEIWLVRGELADVSETLLPDNSGMCALHLDFSLEKLHRWHDEGLLDERLFSPQTIGRFALQRLAQNAAALTAAACPLLQRPFESDGFGLLADEAAALELSARLLRFTFRRHDNGYRRRRIDEAADILQHEFARPLTIAEIARRVGLNECYLKRYFKAQTGETVAGCLRRLRLEHALALIESGSTVQAAMHFCGYRHAGRFNEAFRRHYGFLPSDVKRSVRKK